The Nicotiana tomentosiformis chromosome 2, ASM39032v3, whole genome shotgun sequence genome includes the window GAAAAGTTGGGCGATTAAATACACTACCGCGACGCACCATGCGCCGCATTAGCGGGAAAGTTCAGAGGCCTTTTTTTCACTCTTGAGGAAATTTGCACTACGCGGCGCAGTAGTGCGTTTTTTCTCATAGTAATctttttttctcactttttgacaTACAAACTTGGTTCTCGAGCCCTGaacgtgatcccggcttaatATCTTAGGCTTTTACTCTCACTTCAAATTTCAAAATCATCCATTTTAGGGACAGTGTAACAATTATGCTCaaatacaataaaaatatattaactaAAGTGTAAAATTTAACGAAAACACAAGTTTCTAGTTTATCATCAATATCCTTAATGTTAAATTTTGAAAACATTCTTAATATGTgcgaaaaaaattatttttcttaaactttttgtTCCATAAAACGCTGTATTATATAAAAAGAAAATGATGAACATATAATTTTGTAAGtgatgataaatatgtaaaatctCATCCATCCCATACTTTTACTAATTTCAAAGCCTTTTTAATTGGGTCGAAGActtcttctctctctaaaattcttTATTGACTTTCCCTACCACGTTTCGCTCTCTATCCACAAAACTGAACGcataaataaaggcataagccccATTCATTTCTCTCTAGTCGCCACCTCCAACTCCAAATCTACATATGCTCTctccctcttctctctctctctgatcaaccaaaacaacatcaaaagcaTTCGCAACCAAAACAAGACTCACAAAATTCTACAGACGCTAGAGTTTATTCCATGGCAGTTGAAGCTAAGCATTTcaatcttttttcttcacaacaGCAGCAAATTTTCTCGAATCAAGTAAATGGATTTTCGTACAATACCCAGATGGGTTCTGCTTTGCCTTTGCCTACGCAAGAGAATAGTAGTTTCTTGCCGTTTCATCACAGTCTGATGTGCGATTCAGTTCAGCCCAAAACGTCCGTTAACACCGACAGTGGCCTCACTTTTAACCTTCCCCCCACTGCCAACGCCAACGCTGTTAACATTGCTGCTACGAGGAAGCGTTCAAGGGATTCATTTAATACTTGTAATAATACTACTGCGTCGTTTGTTGGAGATGACGTTTTACCACTGCTTCAACAGTACCAGTTGGATATCGACCGTATCATTTCACACCATGTAAGTCTACTGAAATTTTTTGACTCTATTGCCTTTTTCCGTTTATTTTGATTCTGAATTtgttttatttgaattttttggcTAATGAGAATTTTTTTGGTGGTGATTTACAGACTAAGAAAATAAGGTTGGAATTAGAAGAAAGACAGAAGCAGCAAGCGAGAGCTTTAGTGGCTGCCATTGGAGAAGGTGTGACGAAGAAACTAAAAGAAAAAGATGAACAGATTCAGAGAATGGGGAAAATAAATTTCGTTTTACAAGAAAAAGTCAAAAGTCTGTACGTTGAGAATCAGTTATGGAGGGATTTGGCACAAACAAACGAAGCAACGGCCAATTCCCTACGTAACAACTTGGAACAAGTGTTGGCTCACGTGGGCGATGAGCGCCTCTCCGCCGGCGGAAACGTTATCGGAGCGGCGTTGGAGGAAGACGTGGAATCTTGCTGCGGTAGCAATGACCACGGCGCAGCGgcggaagaagaggaagaaattGAAGGCAGGCGCACGTTAGCGGGAGAAGCGCAGGATAACAGGATGTGCAAGAGGTGTGGGGAGAGGGAATCAAGTGTGTTGCTGTTACCATGCAGACACCTGTGCCTTTGTTCAGTGTGTGGGTCCACTTTACTCCATACATGCCCTGTATGTAACTCTAACATGAATGCCACAGTGCATGTTAACATGTCTTCTTgatcaattaaaaaaaaaaaaaagaatttccaAAAGAGAAACTAGGAAGAGGAAAAGCAATAGAAACAATAGAATTTTGTTGTAGTTAAGAAAACAAGCTAGACTTTTAGTTTGTAAATTCCCTCAGAAATTGTAAAATGCAAATTGTTCATTCTTTTTTATCTCTGtttgttcttattatttcatCGCCAGTTTGAGCAATTGAGATTATGGGATGTCACAGTTCAAATTTTTATCATGTGGTACAACTATTATAGCCAATTTCTCAATAAATGTTTTTGTCTTTGTATATCCTGAATTCATAGAGTTTGGAATCCAGAGAACACGATTCCATTTATGGTACAACAATCAATGCCGATGGTATGACAGACTAGAATATTTTTGCTCTTACAGATTGAAAATTGTTTCCACAAATTTGTTTACATACAAAGTGCTTAAAGGGAACTTGGAGGAAGTCTGTATTTTTACTGTTTACCTTAGCTTTAACCGATGAATGATAAAAATAGGGGACTGAAGGGTAAATGGTGATGAATGTTGGATTAAATTTAAAGTTACTTTTGCTTTTGTTGTCACATAGATAGATATTGGGCAGTTTTACCAATGTCCAGATAAAGGTTGGGCTAATGCCAACTTTTGCAAAGAATCCTACTTTTGTGATTGCTCACAGACAGAGCACCTCTTTAGCAGAAAAATGTGGTCCTCTCTCTTGAATTAGGTACTCTGCACTGCCCCTATGGGCATATTGAAAATTACGACTGTTTCAACATTTAATTTGTGGTGACATAAAGAGACATTTTCTGTTGGGAGTGTGGGGTTGATTTGGGATTTTCTTGCATAAATGCTAGTGTACTAGTGGTACTGTTTGTTTGCTTAGGTGAGATGTCAAGAATGCTGAAAAAAGTAGGATTGTATTGGCTCTAGTATTGGTAGGGCAGTTTCTTCTACTATTATAGCAAAAGCTATTTGAAGGAAAAAAACAAAGTGGACCCAAAAACAAGCTAATCCCCCTAACTTTGCAGGCATATATAAACAACTGGTTTTGCAAATCAATTTACTCTTCATTTCTTTTTGAAAATCATGTCCTTGCTTTTCCTTAATCAATTAGATTAGGTTTCCCCTTAGCCACCCTTTAAGTTATTGTCACCATTTAGGAAATGCTTTTTTTCACCTTATTAATTGATTGCTTGTAAATTCAGGGAGTTGGTTCAATGAACTGACGGATATGCATAGAACATTTAAATCATTATTGGTAATTTTTGTGGGCAACTTACCTATCTTGCAAAGCTGAATGTACTATTGTACACCAAAGATGTCCTAAGTTATTATCTCTAAGTTAATCAATTAAATATACATTAAGTTCGAGAAACTGAAGAGTACAATGACACTTTTTATCTTATTGGTGCAACGTCTGATTTTTACATTTTTCATTAATATTTTTAACTCACCTTTAGCCTCAAATCCTTTAGAAAAACTAAACGAATACACAAAgaatgtctatatatatatatatatatatatatatatatatatatatatatatatatatatatacacacacatgtgTTCGTTTGCACAAGATTTTATCTTTTGAATATAGTTTATTAACATGCGTTATTATGTAATATTATTGCACttaaaattaaatataataaACTGACATGATTCAGTGGTCTTATTATGCATTGATTTGGGACAGTACAAGTAGTGGTCAGTGGTCATGGTCCAGGGTCAGATTCATTAGAACAGCAGGACAACCttgcgtattgatgattttttttgGGGTTGGTTCTCTTCTTGGAATCTTCCATTACGAGGCACAATTTTATAGGTGTTATAAAGACAAAAGTGTTACTGGAAAATCTGGCACATTTCACATTTCTCTCCCCTCTTTATTTATTGAAACAAAAATGACCATATAGCTCATTTATCATCAAATTTTCATAATCTTCATATTATCATAGACTCTTTTAATTTTCACACTAGTATCGAGCCAAAATCGGATCAAATTAAGTAGTACTGATCCAACCAAGTCGAATCGAGTTGAATGAAACAAAAGAGCTAGTGAACTGAGTTCAAGTTGGCTCGAATCCAAGCTTAACCAGAAGTAGGTATATTGTTCGAAAACATAACATTTTAGATTATAATGCAAAATTCAGGAATATTGTTACTTCTTTGCTTTTCTTTCCTTGTGTAATCTGTGTCAGGCCTATAAATATAGGTAACGTTGTAATGTCCCAAACAAGAGAAAACATTAAAAATAAGATAGGGGCTTACTGATAACGATGTCACACGTAACCTTAATTATATTTTGTGGTGGTTTTTCGGGGTTGAAAACTAAAGGGAAAAATAGAAAGTAAAAAAGAAGGGTCAAAGGAAAAGAAGAGCCCAGCCCCACCACGTGTGAATAGAACAGGAAAGCGCATAATAGCAAAGCAATTGTCGTGGTGTGTGGAAACAAGGACTAGTCCAAAAAATGAGAGGGCAGGCGCTTTACGCCAAAGGTACACAAACAGAAGCCGAGGGAATCGTACACTGTATAAACACGCCTGGTAAAAGAATGGAGTTATGGAGAGATAGGGGGGACTCTCCTTAAAAATCGCCGGGGTGGGTACGAAATAGACAGATAATGATGGCGTACGTTAGTGGGGGATAGATAGTTATTTATCGCGCTATAACTTAACGGTACGTTTATCCGTTAAGGTATAATACAGTGAATAGCCACGTTATATTTGAACTGAAAATAGGCGGGAAGGTATAGTGTGCATAAGTACCAGGCTATATTATATCGCGATACATATGCGCGCTATACCTATGTAAAAAAACGTGCCTTCTTCTTCGGTATTGTAGCAAGCTAACATCGTATCTAAGGCGTTATCGCGTAGTGGGTTGCTTATCTtggctccaaatcatcaaatcttcaacttttaaaaaaattaaaatcgagatattttgacttatttttttgttaaaactcatgtataaaaatgcctattagttattttttactgttttctatgttatttcgtgattgttttgcgatttaattaGTTTGTtgttttttatccggattatattattagtgtgctaaaaaaaatagtaaaatagagaaattgttattttatgaataattaatgtttttagttgttataaaaatgggtaattagttatcttttactgtggtatatgtattttcgtgattgttttgtgattaaattaatttattattttttattcgaattacattatttatgtgctaaaagattagtaaaatagttaaattgttattttaggaataattaatcttatttagatgttattgttgtacatatattAATGTGTGACTTTAATGTTGTTTAGTTCCCTGTAGTGTTATGttgtgccctttagcgtagtaaaatataGTGCCCTTTTGCGTAACatctttgtagttattgaaattaatcatttaattatttgttagccccaaaaatatctgaaaaaaaatgatagttcaaacacaaactctttcGAATTGTAGTCAACAAAAgtaagaaaataatattaaaaataataatatttgtcaaactaagtatttttatatgaatatttaataattaaagcatgtatagttatgaaaattatttatttaattctattatactAAAAAATAAGCGACTaagaaaacaaacatataaaataagaaactaacatataaaataataaacacacatataaaatagtaaactaacatataaaataataaagtaacatataaaataataaactaacatataaaatgataaaccaacatataaaataataaattaacatataaaattataatatagaaaatgtatcaacctaagtaacaatattgtaaaaatatcgaataaattttaatattaaagatattgaattaaatttaaagatgttaagcaattaaaaagaaaaatactttaattaatattcttCAATTTACAgtcatcgtcatggaggttccgCATGTGCATCCCGGACTTCCATCGCTAGAGTTACTATTGCTACAGGCCGAGCATAGGTCTTTATACGTATGGGATGGGCAGTGTTTGTCCCAGACATTCCGCGCCAGACGTATAGACGACATATGGGAGTTCATTAGGTCCCACCCCACTCCATCCTCGTATAGTTAGACGCCTTCAGGATACGAGTTTCTATAGGATCATAGAGATCAGCCGGTTGCAGTTCAACTGGGCGTTGATCACGGCTACGATAAAGCGGTGGAGACCGGAGATGCACACGTTTTATCTACCCATCGACGAGGAGACCATCACGCTTGAGGACGTGGAGGTTCTTTTTGGGCTACCGGTTGATGGGTTGCCTGTAGGTTACTCGCATGCTCTCACAGACTATAAGGGATAGCATTAACTGCATATGTTGCAGTGGCTCACCGAATTCCAGCCTACAGAGGAGACGTCATTGAGTGGAGCCACTCGTTTGCAGCTGACGCCCGTCCGGCAGCAACTGGAGGCGATGAATGTGGAGATTATAGATGATTCACCTATGAAGGTTATCGATCGGCACACGAGATTGGTGTTGCTACTGATGTTTGGTGGTGTcctgttcccgaacacttcgggaaacctagtcagcttgagatttctacatcatcttgagcggctagatgatttacctggtTACAGCTTGGGTGCAGCTGTTCTAGGTTACCTGTATAGGCAGATGTGTCGGGCATCCATAGGCACCTAAAGAGACGTTGCCGGATTTTTACCgctgctgcaggtgaaaacaCAGTCAATttttttcatgattataacatacatagggtaagaataccttaaattttacgtccacaatctatattaggtttgggccgaggagcggttcctgcagttccaGTCACCTCTACCACCCATCgctccggatgcaccacctccaccgTTTCTCTCTTTAGCTTGGAGGTGGGTGGATAGGCTAGGATGCACACGCGAGGTCAAGGCTCGACATCATCTCTCCTattacagggatttgttggattttctTGAAGGTGCACAGGTACATGTAttcttaagtttacttggcctggctttatATGTATTGTGTTTACTCACGATTCCTGTATTTGATTAATAGTTCCTATGGAAGCCATACAACGACGTGCTCatagctggtttgcccgattattgctcacGCGTCCGAGTTATGTGGAGCTCTTCTATCCTACTGATATGtctcgatattgtcgagcatcatgccaccgagcgagtccttCGCTAGTTTGGTCGACCGCAGCTTGTACCTATTCCGCCCGCTTTGCCTAGGACACATTACCAGTGGGACGATCGTTCCAGGGTTGACCAGACATACTTGGACTGGCTAGAGGCCCTGATTGAGGTTTGGGACAAGAGGTATGACCTAATTCCTCCACCCCCTTCACCTGAGCGTACAGATGGcgagcatgagtatatgggctGGTATCGCAGCGTTACCTGACTtcatgtcgggaatcccgttcatTGCGCTGGTGTCGGTACATTCCATACACTGGGAGGCATgtggcactggtatgttatttgttatacttacttataatgtTAAATTATCATTCCGTAATTAATATTTGACATGTTATGCAGGCTATTGAATTACATCAGTTCTACCAGCTGGGACTGCAGATGTTGCAGCATACGGGCGAGGGAGCATCAactttgcacgagtatggccgTCAGGTTACAGATCTGGCTGCCCGAACATTAAGGCATGCCCGAGATGATGAGCGATTAAGATATGAGGATGCTTATGTGCCGCCAGAGGACTACCATCGCGGGCCACCAGTGGAGCCTGAATGTGGTAGACGTGGCAGGCGTGGCCAGAGAGGAAGGGGTGTCCCATGAGGTCATAGTGGTCGGCGAGAACAGGGTCCCCcgcaagggggcgttgaggcacccGTGGAGGATATTAGAGATGATCAGATGGGTGACTACCCTGAGCCACATGATGCTCCTCATGATATGCCTTCATTCACCCTGTAGTTGTCGCTAGGGACTTCGCAGTTGACCCAGTCAGCTCCATTGTTAATCACGGGCAAGGCTATTACGCAGCAAAAGATGGATCAATATTTTCCTGATCGACCAGGGCCATCGACGGTTGCTGAGGATCGTCCGATACGAGAGGTGAATAGTGGGCGACGACTGAGTTATGGCTTATCATCGAGGGTTGCTGAGGATGTTTCACATACTTTATCTACTCCAGTGCACCCCGATGTTCTGACAGGGGAGTGTGTCACCACTCAGGCGCATGTTTGTTTGTATTACTGTTATTTCTATTTGTTTTTACCTCATTGATTAGTCATCAGTATATAAagcgtttttatttttttaaaagacaTCATCATCGCCCGTTACggaggccactttgtgcgatACTGACATGCCGAAGATGAATGATTTTATTCAGGAGCCCGCCGAGACCATGGTATGACCATTGAAATATTTTTAGCTAACACGTACGTTAGTaatttatatttcatatactaaaatatcttattattctgtaggttactgctggacGGACGACCGCTTCTACCGAGTCTGCCAGCCTTACCGAcgatcatgctgcagcgcatcctccgataaagaggtgacgtgatgaggatgatcctgatagcgtagccggatgggatgggatgcgccttagtccagccaatgctttaaagcatacacgctgtgggacacattgacatttattattatctctatatatgacattaaatatataatagaaatattatttatgttttatataatttgcgcatgtgtttttatttctcgggttatttattactttaatactacaacacaaataaaaaaataataatttaacataATTTAAACATAATATGGATTATAACATACCATTCTTGAAATCTACATTGATATTCGTCCTATCAATGAGGATTATAACACAACACTATTAATTAacaagttataaaaaaaaaatattatctaaCATTTTTTTCCAAAATAATCACTTACAAGTTGTTGACAGATCCAACGTTTGCATCCCAGATTGcaatttgaccaacatggctTTAAAATGGCACTTTGCCACAATAACACTATGGTACGTCATTACGTCCAGAAGTTTCgtaatgcaagaaaaatgaaaaattaatggaaagttttcctattagtttcattaagcacaaataataactaaaatgcgctagGCTTTTATAAGCAGCAAATACACATAACGTATATTGGTGGCGCACTATGTTTCGCGTAATAATGATTCTTTAGAGTACATGACAACTTTTCTAGAACTACAACTTTTTCAAaacgaagaagatgaagacaatgacaatgaaatagtgccagACAGCGACGATAATGGCGAATGACAATTGTTTTTTTCTTTGGAGTGTATGTTAAATTattgtactgaagtattaatgctaaatatcaattagatttaaccccaatggaaacataattttatttcatacattttgcaTGCTGAACATTTACATATATTTATTACAACAAATTACTACAACAAAACACTACGTGTATCTTTGATAATtgggcacattggatgaactTTCACCGTGAGCTGAATTACCACCGCTACCCAAACCAGGTGAAGGACATTTACGACGGTCGTGTCCTATTTGGGAACATATGTCACATttacgcgcataaacggtatcaccaacatccatttagtTCCGTATACGCGTTCTTTTTTGAACTTGTCGTTGACGCACATAATCCTTGTAACACAcaattttaaatggttccggcggccaataatgctcagc containing:
- the LOC104097908 gene encoding probable BOI-related E3 ubiquitin-protein ligase 3, translating into MAVEAKHFNLFSSQQQQIFSNQVNGFSYNTQMGSALPLPTQENSSFLPFHHSLMCDSVQPKTSVNTDSGLTFNLPPTANANAVNIAATRKRSRDSFNTCNNTTASFVGDDVLPLLQQYQLDIDRIISHHTKKIRLELEERQKQQARALVAAIGEGVTKKLKEKDEQIQRMGKINFVLQEKVKSLYVENQLWRDLAQTNEATANSLRNNLEQVLAHVGDERLSAGGNVIGAALEEDVESCCGSNDHGAAAEEEEEIEGRRTLAGEAQDNRMCKRCGERESSVLLLPCRHLCLCSVCGSTLLHTCPVCNSNMNATVHVNMSS